Proteins from a single region of Aquamicrobium lusatiense:
- a CDS encoding sulfatase family protein produces the protein MTTRPNILFIMSDDHAARAISCYGSGLNSTPNIDRIARDGMRLDRCYVTNSICTPSRASILTGTYNHVNRVTTLDTHIDNRLPHVAKHLRQAGYQTGMFGKWHLGEGRAHQPTGFDEWSVFPGQGEYFDPVMIGPDGAETVPGYASDVLTDKCLDFLERRDPERPFFMMCHHKAPHRPFEPHPRHRHLHADGDLPVPETFDDDYANRAAAAAAAKMRIRADMTYKDLGLVQPEAGAEAGELLIAGRKDRKVPDIAPGQEIRLIDAATGKNFVFTDPRQLALFKYQRYMMRYLQTVAAIDENVGRLLDYLDAEGLTDDTIVIYTSDQGFFLGEHGWFDKRFMYEESLQMPFLIRYPLGIAPGAVSRQIAMNVDFAPTFLDYAGVRTPSYMQGTSLRPVLEQRADADWQDVAYHRYWMHKDDFHNAFAHYGVRDARYKLIYWYNDPLGETGANPGDEPPEWELFDCEADPFELHNRAGDPAFRDVFLTMLEKLDAKMAEIGDSPEHDNAVVRAQLGRG, from the coding sequence ATGACCACGCGACCCAATATCCTTTTCATCATGTCGGACGATCACGCCGCGCGCGCGATCTCCTGCTATGGGTCCGGGCTCAACAGCACGCCCAATATCGACCGCATCGCCCGCGACGGCATGCGGCTCGACCGCTGCTATGTCACCAATTCGATCTGCACGCCGAGCCGCGCCTCGATCCTCACCGGCACCTACAATCACGTGAACCGCGTCACCACGCTCGACACCCATATCGACAACCGCCTGCCGCATGTCGCGAAGCATCTGCGCCAGGCGGGCTACCAGACCGGGATGTTCGGCAAGTGGCATCTCGGCGAAGGCAGGGCGCACCAGCCGACCGGCTTCGACGAATGGTCGGTGTTTCCGGGACAAGGCGAATATTTCGATCCGGTGATGATCGGCCCCGATGGCGCGGAAACGGTGCCGGGCTACGCCAGCGATGTGCTGACCGACAAGTGCCTCGATTTTCTGGAGCGGCGCGATCCTGAGCGGCCGTTCTTCATGATGTGCCATCACAAGGCCCCTCACCGCCCCTTCGAGCCGCATCCGCGCCATCGTCATCTCCATGCCGACGGCGATCTGCCGGTGCCGGAAACCTTCGACGACGATTACGCCAACCGGGCCGCCGCTGCCGCCGCCGCCAAAATGCGCATCCGCGCCGACATGACCTACAAGGACCTTGGCCTGGTGCAGCCCGAAGCGGGCGCCGAGGCCGGCGAGCTGCTGATTGCCGGCCGCAAGGACCGCAAGGTTCCGGACATCGCTCCTGGTCAGGAAATCCGCCTCATCGACGCCGCGACGGGGAAAAACTTTGTCTTCACCGATCCCCGGCAACTCGCCCTGTTCAAATACCAGCGCTACATGATGCGCTATCTGCAGACGGTGGCGGCGATCGACGAGAATGTCGGCCGGCTTCTCGACTATCTCGACGCGGAAGGGCTGACCGACGACACCATCGTCATCTACACCTCCGATCAGGGATTTTTCCTTGGCGAGCATGGCTGGTTCGACAAGCGCTTCATGTATGAGGAATCGTTGCAGATGCCGTTCCTCATCCGCTATCCGCTGGGCATCGCGCCGGGTGCGGTGTCACGGCAGATCGCCATGAATGTCGATTTCGCCCCCACCTTCCTCGACTATGCGGGCGTGCGAACCCCTTCCTACATGCAGGGCACCAGCCTGCGGCCTGTTCTGGAGCAGCGCGCGGATGCGGACTGGCAGGACGTCGCCTATCACCGCTACTGGATGCACAAGGACGATTTCCACAATGCCTTCGCCCATTACGGCGTGCGCGATGCCCGCTACAAGCTGATCTACTGGTACAATGATCCGCTGGGCGAGACCGGCGCCAATCCCGGCGACGAGCCGCCCGAATGGGAGCTGTTCGATTGCGAGGCCGATCCGTTCGAGCTGCACAACCGCGCGGGCGACCCGGCGTTCCGTGATGTCTTCCTGACGATGCTGGAAAAGCTCGATGCGAAAATGGCGGAGATCGGCGATAGCCCCGAGCATGACAACGCCGTCGTGCGGGCGCAGCTCGGGCGCGGCTGA
- a CDS encoding formylglycine-generating enzyme family protein — protein sequence MSCCANSRTPQQRPHEKPAAAGSPINASSPAPGNDAEAPPRARFEAARSFIGTDRPLIAADGEGPARPVRLDAFEMETETVTNDRFAAFVAATGYVTEAERFGWSPVFIGLLPDGAGYYANEGETPWWVRVEGASWKTPEGPASDLAGRGDHPVVQVSWNDASAFAAWSGGRLPTEAEWEHAARAGLGDVRYPWGDDEPDDTTIFCNIWQGVFPHRNTLADGYLGTSPVRAFQPNRAGLYGMAGNVWEWTQDAYRVRSLSKAAKARNRHAALGQEKVMKGGSFLCHVSYCHRYRIAARSALTIDSSTSNAGFRLVYDVAASAD from the coding sequence ATGAGCTGCTGCGCGAACTCCCGCACCCCGCAGCAGCGGCCGCATGAGAAGCCCGCTGCGGCCGGCTCTCCGATAAATGCTTCCTCCCCTGCTCCGGGGAACGATGCGGAGGCCCCTCCCCGCGCCCGCTTCGAGGCCGCCCGCTCCTTCATCGGCACCGACAGGCCGCTGATCGCCGCAGATGGCGAGGGCCCGGCCCGCCCGGTGCGGCTCGATGCCTTCGAGATGGAGACCGAGACCGTCACCAACGACCGCTTCGCCGCCTTCGTGGCTGCGACCGGCTACGTTACCGAGGCCGAGCGCTTCGGCTGGTCGCCGGTGTTCATCGGCCTGCTGCCGGACGGGGCCGGCTATTACGCCAATGAGGGCGAAACGCCCTGGTGGGTGCGTGTGGAAGGCGCCTCGTGGAAGACGCCGGAAGGCCCCGCCAGCGATCTGGCCGGACGCGGCGACCATCCGGTCGTGCAGGTGTCGTGGAACGACGCGAGCGCCTTCGCGGCATGGAGCGGCGGGCGGCTGCCGACGGAGGCCGAGTGGGAACATGCGGCCCGCGCCGGTCTCGGCGACGTGCGCTATCCATGGGGCGACGACGAGCCCGACGACACCACCATCTTCTGCAACATCTGGCAGGGCGTCTTTCCGCACCGGAACACGTTGGCCGACGGCTATCTCGGCACCAGCCCCGTCCGCGCCTTCCAGCCCAACCGTGCCGGGCTTTACGGCATGGCCGGCAATGTGTGGGAATGGACGCAGGATGCCTATCGCGTCCGTTCACTCTCCAAAGCGGCGAAGGCCCGCAACCGGCATGCGGCGCTTGGGCAGGAGAAGGTGATGAAGGGCGGCTCCTTCCTCTGCCACGTCTCCTACTGCCACCGCTACCGCATCGCCGCGCGCTCGGCGCTGACCATCGACTCCTCCACCAGCAATGCCGGCTTCCGGCTTGTCTACGATGTGGCGGCTTCCGCAGATTAG
- a CDS encoding DUF4432 family protein: protein MTGRDGKFGDAASLRSLTADLSQIASVRRIVLDDGPGRGGRMLAFSTGGGLDFWVAADRSLDIATLSFRGVQLGWQSPAGFGPPSGPEADGGRGFDRAFGGFLVTCGLEHIRQPANGNPLHGRLPYSPARLTAYGEDWEADEPVLFCEGEVVQWRNGAYAYRLKRRIEAPIGGAKLRIIDRIENIGPGPLPLYLLYHFNLGYPAVAPGTVVELDGERLIGPLAMPEEGPVPASLHPLRGAGHAVCSVDAGAGSPQLRFGWDAARLPHLQLWRNLMPRSGVLSVEPCNVGRNEDGSNADAPLLAPGETSAFSVSVEVGTAGAT, encoded by the coding sequence ATGACCGGCCGGGACGGCAAATTCGGCGATGCGGCCTCCCTGCGCAGCCTGACTGCGGATCTGTCGCAGATCGCCTCCGTGCGCCGCATCGTGCTCGACGACGGGCCGGGGCGCGGCGGGCGCATGCTGGCCTTCTCCACCGGCGGCGGGCTCGATTTCTGGGTGGCGGCGGACCGCTCGCTCGACATCGCCACGCTGTCCTTCCGTGGCGTTCAGCTCGGCTGGCAGAGCCCGGCCGGTTTCGGCCCGCCATCCGGACCGGAAGCCGATGGCGGCCGTGGTTTCGACCGCGCCTTTGGCGGTTTTCTCGTCACCTGCGGGCTGGAGCATATCCGTCAGCCGGCCAACGGAAACCCGCTGCATGGGCGCCTGCCCTATTCGCCCGCGCGCCTCACCGCCTATGGCGAGGACTGGGAGGCGGATGAGCCGGTGCTGTTCTGCGAGGGCGAGGTGGTGCAGTGGCGCAATGGCGCGTACGCCTATCGCCTGAAGCGCCGCATCGAAGCGCCGATCGGCGGCGCAAAGCTGCGCATCATCGACCGCATCGAAAATATCGGCCCCGGGCCGCTGCCGCTTTATCTGCTCTATCATTTCAATCTGGGCTATCCGGCCGTCGCGCCGGGAACCGTGGTCGAACTGGATGGCGAGCGCCTGATCGGGCCGCTGGCCATGCCGGAGGAAGGCCCGGTTCCGGCCAGCCTGCACCCTCTTCGCGGCGCGGGGCATGCCGTGTGCAGCGTCGATGCCGGCGCGGGCAGCCCGCAACTGCGCTTTGGCTGGGATGCCGCGCGCCTGCCCCACCTGCAATTGTGGCGCAACCTGATGCCGCGCAGCGGCGTGCTGTCGGTGGAGCCCTGCAATGTGGGGCGCAACGAGGATGGCTCGAATGCCGATGCGCCGCTGCTGGCGCCCGGTGAAACGTCTGCTTTTTCCGTGTCGGTCGAAGTTGGAACGGCTGGCGCGACATGA
- a CDS encoding sulfatase, whose product MKAVFVLLDSLNRHMLGAYGGTRIPTPNFDRLAARSTTFDRHYVGSLPCMPARRDMLTGRLTFLHRSWGPLEPFDNAFPEILSRQKKTYSHLITDHFHYWEDGGATYHNRYDSYEFVRGQEGDRWKAMVQPHWERLRETYHARQFSEEPRSYFRQNMVNREFIREEKDFPSVRCFAEGFEFLDRNRDADNWFLQIETFDPHEPFTAPERFKAPFDTGWKGPVRDWPRYGRVDELPEECEELRANYYAVVSMCDHLLGQLLDYFDEHDLWKDTALVVTSDHGFLLGEHDFWAKNRMNLYEEVAHIPLFLHDPRHPERAGTRSGALTQSIDIAATFLDLFGAEPPPENEGFSLSGMADGTERRKGALFGYFGGAVNVTDGQHTYHRFPEDLSKQALYQYTLVPTHIFSPFTPAELADIELSPPLSFTKGASLLKVPVIDRSPMYNNYGPGSLLESETRLYDLATDPGQDAPLDDPKLETAMTELMSGLMQANGAPPEAFTRLGLDIPAGVT is encoded by the coding sequence ATGAAGGCCGTCTTCGTCCTGCTCGATTCGCTGAACCGCCACATGCTGGGCGCCTATGGCGGCACGCGCATTCCGACGCCGAATTTCGACCGGCTGGCGGCGCGCTCCACAACCTTCGACCGGCATTATGTCGGCTCCCTGCCCTGCATGCCGGCACGGCGGGACATGCTGACCGGGCGCCTGACCTTCCTGCACCGCAGCTGGGGGCCGCTGGAGCCGTTCGACAACGCCTTTCCCGAGATACTGAGCCGGCAGAAGAAAACCTACAGCCACCTGATCACCGACCATTTCCACTACTGGGAAGATGGCGGCGCGACCTATCACAACCGCTACGATTCCTACGAATTCGTGCGCGGGCAGGAAGGCGACCGCTGGAAGGCGATGGTCCAGCCGCACTGGGAGCGGCTGCGCGAGACCTATCACGCGCGCCAGTTCAGCGAGGAGCCGCGCTCCTATTTTCGCCAGAACATGGTCAACCGCGAGTTCATCCGCGAGGAAAAGGATTTCCCCTCGGTGCGCTGCTTCGCGGAAGGCTTCGAGTTCCTCGACCGCAACCGCGATGCCGACAACTGGTTCCTCCAGATCGAGACCTTCGACCCGCACGAGCCCTTCACCGCGCCGGAACGCTTCAAGGCCCCGTTCGACACCGGCTGGAAAGGCCCGGTCCGCGACTGGCCGCGCTATGGCCGCGTCGACGAGCTGCCGGAGGAGTGCGAGGAACTGCGCGCCAATTATTACGCCGTGGTTTCCATGTGCGATCATCTGCTCGGTCAGCTGCTCGACTATTTCGACGAGCACGATCTGTGGAAGGATACAGCACTCGTCGTCACCTCCGACCACGGCTTCCTGCTTGGCGAGCATGATTTCTGGGCCAAGAACCGCATGAACCTCTATGAGGAGGTCGCGCATATCCCGCTGTTCCTGCACGACCCGCGCCACCCCGAGCGCGCCGGCACGCGCTCAGGCGCGCTCACCCAGTCGATCGACATCGCCGCCACCTTCCTCGACCTGTTCGGGGCCGAGCCGCCGCCGGAAAACGAAGGCTTTTCGCTGTCCGGCATGGCCGATGGCACCGAGCGGCGCAAGGGCGCGCTGTTCGGCTATTTCGGCGGCGCGGTGAACGTCACGGACGGCCAGCACACCTATCACCGCTTTCCCGAGGACCTGTCGAAGCAGGCGCTCTACCAGTACACGCTGGTGCCGACGCACATCTTCTCGCCGTTCACGCCGGCCGAGCTGGCCGACATCGAGCTGTCGCCGCCGCTGTCCTTCACCAAGGGCGCATCGCTGCTGAAAGTGCCGGTCATCGACCGCTCGCCCATGTACAACAATTACGGGCCGGGCAGCCTGCTGGAATCGGAAACGCGGCTCTACGATCTCGCCACCGATCCGGGGCAGGATGCGCCGCTGGACGATCCGAAGCTGGAAACGGCGATGACCGAGCTGATGAGCGGGCTGATGCAGGCCAATGGCGCGCCGCCCGAAGCCTTCACCCGGCTCGGCCTCGACATACCGGCGGGTGTGACATGA